One window of Amaranthus tricolor cultivar Red isolate AtriRed21 chromosome 13, ASM2621246v1, whole genome shotgun sequence genomic DNA carries:
- the LOC130797499 gene encoding uncharacterized protein LOC130797499 — protein sequence MISNMRNFNTISIRLVRRAIFWRRLHNGPDTVEELLERHLVKEKPSYDDDENELLTRQRLTSTRREALCLYRDIFRATRFFLWPDNRGVLWRDILRENARKEFEEARFEKDPEVITRLLIGGRDAVQAAIDKLAEKQKEQIAKEHNGKS from the coding sequence ATGATTAGCAACATGCGTAACTTTAATACTATCTCTATACGTCTTGTTCGAAGAGCAATCTTTTGGCGGAGATTACATAATGGTCCAGACACTGTAGAGGAGCTGCTTGAGCGGCATTTGGTGAAGGAGAAACCatcatatgatgatgatgaaaatgagcTCTTGACCCGTCAACGACTCACCAGTACACGACGAGAGGCATTATGTCTCTATAGGGATATTTTTCGTGCAACAAGGTTCTTTTTGTGGCCTGATAATAGAGGAGTCTTGTGGCGAGATATACTAAGAGAAAATGCTCGTAAAGAATTCGAAGAGGCTAGATTCGAGAAAGATCCTGAAGTAATAACCCGATTGTTGATTGGCGGGAGAGATGCTGTCCAAGCTGCTATTGACAAGCTTGCTGAGAAACAGAAGGAACAGATAGCAAAGGAACACAATGGCAAAAGTTAA
- the LOC130798882 gene encoding uncharacterized protein LOC130798882: MVQKSLKNWSNKLDDALWAYRTAFRTLIETTPFRLVYRKHCHRPVELEHKAHWAVRTLNYDLKSAGEKRLLNLNEVDEIRLNVYESVVIYKEKTKKWHDQRITRREFKVDEKVLFFNFRLKFFLGKLKSRWFGPYTITQVFPYGSLEGTGANGSFKVNGHRVKHYIAGEPLGEEEIYGI; this comes from the coding sequence ATGGTGCAAAAGTCCCTGAAAAATTGGTCTAACAAGCTCGACGATGCCTTATGGGCTTATAGGACGGCTTTTAGGACCCTAATCGAGACTACACCCTTCCGTTTGGTCTATAGGAAGCACTGTCATCGTCCCGTGGAGCTAGAACACAAAGCTCATTGGGCGGTTAGGACTCTAAACTATGATCTGAAAAGTGCAGGTGAGAAAAGACTTCTAAACCTTAATGAGGTTGATGAGATACGCCTAAATGTGTATGAAAGTGTCGTTATCTACAAGGAGAAAACAAAGAAATGGCACGATCAACGCATCACTAGGCGAGAGTTCAAGGTCGATGAGAAAGtgctattttttaattttcgtcTCAAGTTCTTCCTGGGTAAGCTTAAGTCTAGGTGGTTTGGACCGTATACTATTACCCAAGTGTTCCCTTACGGGTCTCTTGAAGGAACCGGAGCAAATGGATCGTTTAAGGTCAATGGCCACCGGGTCAAGCACTACATTGCTGGTGAGCCTCTTGGTGAGGAGGAGATTTATGGTATTTGA
- the LOC130797498 gene encoding serine/threonine-protein phosphatase 7 long form homolog, whose protein sequence is MVQGIPPPCDIVADLHYSSRKGQEPKNWLEIYWRHIARWDHRLELLAQGVPIEAIGAPTSADYMPWFLSITHRWMTPRGIIVAAQLAPAAPTMTYFAQGIASVISSTQEEPVREIAQGILLGTQFQHFIPEVVVLDTTMDEQGSSPHHADVHLEEVDLTCPDYGAGFSQGAGSSQYQSPPLPERHATPSYYRRRRRKPSQLDRVQDED, encoded by the exons ATGGTACAAGGCATCCCGCCGCCTTGTGACATAGTGGCGGATCTCCATTACAGCTCACGCAAGGGTCAGGAGCCTAAGAACTGGTTGGAGATCTACTGGCGCCATATAGCTCGTTGGGATCACAGGCTGGAGCTGTTGGCCCAAGGTGTGCCGATCGAGGCTATAGGTGCACCTACttcggcggattacatgccgtggttcctctctaTCACTcatcgatggatgacaccacgaggtatcatcgtGGCAGCCCAGTTagctcccgcagcaccgacgatgacatacttt gcacagggcattgcatctgtcatcagctccacccaagaggagcctgtacgggagattgcccaaggcatactcctagggacacagtttcagcacttcattccagaagtcgTTGTGCTCGACACCACTATGGACGAGcaggggtcatctcctcatcatgccgacgttcatcttgaggaggtagacttaacgtgccccgactATGGTGCCGGATTCTCACAGGGTGCTGGATCAtcacagtatcaatcacctcccctacccgagcgtcatgcgacgccctcttactatcgtaggaggcgccgtaaaccgtcacagttagacagggtacaggacgaggattag
- the LOC130797497 gene encoding probable prolyl 4-hydroxylase 3, which yields MAKGRQSRKRASTLTLILSMLLMLTVVLLLLLALGILSLPVSSDDLHPAHDLSNFGRKVLERGKGIGLRGKQWVEILSWEPRAFLYHNFLSKEECEYLINLAKPHMRKSTVVDSKTGKSKDSRVRTSSGMFLKRGQDKIIRDIEKRIADFTFIPVEHGEGLQILHYEEGQKYEPHYDYFLDEFNTKNGGQRIATVLMYLSDVEEGGETVFPASTGNFSSLPGWNERSECAKKGLSVKPVRGDALLFWSMRPDATLDHASLHGGCPVIKGNKWSSTKWMHVDKYKI from the exons ATGGCGAAAGGAAGACAAAGTAGAAAGCGAGCATCTACATTAACCCTAATTTTATCTATGTTACTTATGCTTACAGTAGTCTTGCTTTTACTTCTTGCTCTTGGAATTCTCTCTCTTCCTGTTTCCTCAGATGATCTTCATCCTGCTCATGATCTTAGCAATTTCGGTCGCAAAGTTCTtgaaag AGGTAAGGGGATTGGATTAAGAGGTAAACAATGGGTGGAGATTCTATCTTGGGAGCCTCGCGCTTTTCTGTATCATAATTTCCTG TCTAAGGAGGAATGTGAGTATCTAATTAACCTTGCAAAACCTCATATGAGGAAGTCTACTGTTGTTGATAGTAAAACTGGTAAAAGTAAGGACAGCAG GGTGCGCACTAGTTCTGGAATGTTTTTGAAAAGAGGTCAAGACAAAATCATAAGGGACATAGAGAAAAGAATAGCAGATTTTACCTTCATTCCTGTAG AGCATGGCGAGGGATTACAGATTCTTCACTATGAGGAAGGTCAGAAGTATGAACCTCACTATGATTACTTCCTTGATGAGTTCAATACGAAGAATGGAGGCCAAAGAATTGCTACTGTTTTGATGTACTT GTCAGATGTCGAAGAGGGTGGCGAGACTGTCTTTCCAGCTTCAACTGGAAATTTTAGTTCCCTACCAGGTTGGAATGAGCGGTCTGAATGTGCTAAAAAGGGCCTTTCCGTAAAACCAGTGAGAGGTGATGCCTTACTTTTCTGGAGTATGAGACCAGATGCAACATTAGATCATGCCAGTCTACACG GTGGCTGCCCAGTCATCAAAGGAAACAAATGGTCATCTACCAAATGGATGCATGTTGACAAATACAAGATCTAG